A region of Lathamus discolor isolate bLatDis1 chromosome 14, bLatDis1.hap1, whole genome shotgun sequence DNA encodes the following proteins:
- the P2RX1 gene encoding P2X purinoceptor 1, producing the protein MGQKCMEKVSSFLFEYDTPRMVLVRNKKVGLTFRLIQLIVLAYIIGWVFLYEKGYQSQDSIVSSVSVKLKGLTLTNESVMGPHIWDVVDYVFPPQGDNSFVVMTNFIVTPGQKQGTCPELPDAGLCARDSDCTKGKYSRQGQGLMTGKCVHFNISVKTCEIFGWCPVEVDDHVPSPALLSEAEKFTLFIKNSITFPRFKVSRRNLVESVTKQYLKKCTYHKVTDSLCPVFDLGYIVKESGQNFTFLAVKGGVVGITIDWNCDLDWPIRHCKPIYQFHGLYNDDSNVSPGFNFRYAKYYKENGVDKRTLYKVFGIRFDILVNGKAGKFDIIPTMTTIGSGIGIFGVASVLCDLLLLHFLQGRDYYKQKKFKYAEQEPSKSHKKEKELDNAQ; encoded by the exons ATGGGGCAGAAGTGCATGGAGAAGGTGTCCTCCTTCCTCTTCGAGTATGACACCCCCCGGATGGTGCTGGTGAGGAACAAGAAGGTGGGACTGACCTTCCGGCTGATCCAGCTCATCGTCCTGGCGTACATCATCGG GTGGGTTTTCCTCTACGAGAAGGGCTACCAGTCTCAGGACAGCATTGTCAGCTCAGTCTCAGTGAAGCTGAAAGGCCTGACGCTGACCAACGAGAGTGTCATGGGCCCTCACATCTGGGATGTAGTGGATTACGTCTTCCCACCCCAG GGGGACAACTCATTCGTGGTGATGACCAACTTCATTGTCACCCCTGGACAGAAACAAGGAACCTGCCCAGAG CTGCCGGATGCTGGGCTCTGCGCGAGGGACAGCGACTGCACCAAAGGCAAATACAGCCGCCAGGGACAAG GGCTCATGACAGGCAAGTGCGTgcatttcaacatctctgtgaaGACCTGTGAGATCTTTGGCTGGTGCCCTGTTGAAGTCGATGACCATGTTCCCAG ccctgccctgctgtcAGAAGCAGAGAAGTTCACCTTGTTCATCAAGAACAGCATCACCTTCCCCAGGTTCAAAGTGTCCAG GCGCAACTTGGTTGAGAGCGTTACCAAACAGTACCTGAAGAAGTGCACCTACCACAAAGTCACTGATTCCTTGTGCCCCGTGTTTGACCTGGGATACATAGTGAAGGAATCGGGTCAGAATTTTACCTTCCTGGCTGTTAAG GGTGGCGTGGTGGGCATCACCATAGACTGGAACTGTGACCTTGACTGGCCCATCCGGCACTGCAAACCCATTTACCAGTTCCACGGCCTTTACAATGATGACAGTAACGTTTCACCAGGCTTCAACTTCAG GTATGCCAAATACTACAAGGAAAATGGGGTGGACAAGAGGACACTCTACAAGGTGTTCGGGATCCGGTTCGACATCCTGGTGAATGGCAAG GCAGGCAAATTTGACATCATCCCGACCATGACCACCATTGGCTCTGGAATTGGTATTTTTGGAGTG GCCTCTGTCCTCTGcgacctgctcctgctgcattttCTCCAAGGACGGGACTATtacaagcagaagaaattcaAATACGCAGAACAGGAGCCT TCAAAGtcacataagaaagaaaaggagctggACAACGCACAGTGA